TGTTCGAGTTTAATATCTTTTCATTAGTTCGATCAATTATTCTTTACTGTTTGCGAGGTTGGATCGAACTGTTATTATCGTTCACTATGTTGAAGTATTAAATAAACACCGGCACGTTGAAGAGTGGTGCACTGACATTTCTAGCGACAGATAATCTTGCCAGCCTGGGGGAATATACTCTGATTTTCAACACCGTGATCCTTGATGGAGATTTAACCGTCTTTGGAGGCAGGGAGCTTCCCAGCTACAAGCTCAACTTCACCATCAATGGTAAGGAAAAGCACAAAACCTTTCCGTCGGCCTTCCGTTGCTCTTCTCCTAGATTCACACCGTGTCTATGTTTTCCCTCTCAGCGGGGAGCGCAGAGAGTTTTACTGCCTTTGCGGCGAGCTCCGCCCAGGTCGGGGCGCATTTCGACATAACCCTGCGCATGAGCGACGGCTACAACAACCAGGCCGTACCTCCGCCCAATCTCCGCCCTGTCCTCGCATGCAGGTGTGTCCCCACCCCGTTCCGTTTTTAATTTAGCTACTAACACTTCCAAATGTTCCATAATATGCCCGAAAAGAATGCTAAAGATCTTCTATTCCTGTCTCTGCTTCTTTAAGTCGGTATGCACTTCACGTGCAGGTGcaccaatttgttttttttaattgcacaaGAAAACTGTAAAGTTAAATAATTCATCTGGGAATTGTCATTGTTGCTGGACACGGTGGCGTCCGTTGCACACCGACGCCGTCGGTGGCTAATGTCACCCAATGAATCAGTTCACCGGCCGTTTGTCTTGTCATTCAGTGATCTGGACCTGAGCTATGAGGAAGCGGTGGCCAGTGGGATGACAGTCATTATCCGGAATGTCAAAGCGAGAGGGAAACTCCTGAATTCCAAACGCTCGACGGTGACACGGCATTCTCTCCTCTCGGGCGATTGGAGCTTTTctgattctgtgttttattttgtcctttaatGCTCCAGCCATTCAAAGTTATTTTAAACATgtcatctgtgtttgttttttctctctgcttgtagCCATACAAGCTGAACATTACCCTCCCTGGCTTAAGTAATGACACGCAGAGTCTCGGCATTGTTCTTTTCCCTGGTGAGACGGCATTGAATAATTAAACGAGGACATTTATTGAGCTTGTTTTCCCCCTGTTTTTGGGGACAGAGGGTCTTTCTGATCCTGCTTCTTCCTGTCAGATACCACTATCTTGCCAGTAGTGCTTCTTTAGCATCTTAACTTTCAGGTAAGCCACACTCCCTTCATGTGGAGCTGGAAGACAATCAAGTCGAGAACGGAAACGCCGTCATCTTTAATGTTGAAGTTCACGACGAGGATGGAAACATCACTCCTAACGCCAAGCAGAATGTTATCTGCCAGGTAGCGTTACCAAGGAGGCTCAGCAGATCCATCCTTGACATGGCCTGGTAGGCCTTAGCTTgcttatcctttttttttgtgtgtgggggggggggattccagaTTCCGGGGCTTCCACCGTTGTCGGCTGACTGCAGCAACACCGGCACCGCTCAGCTGACAAAGCCCTTAAACGTGACAATAATCAAGGGAAAGCCACAAAAGCTCCAAGTTCAGTTTGAGATGCCTGTAAGTACTAAACTAAACAGACCTTTtgggtttattttattgtttttttggtagttaaaaatgactttttccATCCCCTTCTCTGTTTTCCCTTAAGAATCAAAAGGATGTTGCCATGGTCACCAAGGAGCTGCTGGTGTTGCCCAGCAGCAGTGTGTGCTCCATGGAGCTCTACAGTAAGGACGATAGGAATCTGGTGCTGAGGGACGGGGAGAAGATAGACTGGCCGGCCGGAGGCTTGCTGGAGAACCTGCACTATAGGCTGCACGATGAGAGCCTCTTTGAGGTGCCTCTTACTCCTGATATAGCCTCCAAGATCAAGGTGTGTCAGACGGTACCGCATCCCATTGTTTTTTCTGCGCCCCGCTCATGTCCGGCAGATGTCGAGCAGATGCTCCATCTGGGAGTCTTTGTTTTCGGGAACTCCTGCCAGCTTATGAATGACTTTTCATCTGTTTGGCTCTGGCTTTGTTTAAGGTCAACTGGAAAGCGGCGGTAAATCTCGATGATCTGCTCATGGGGAAGCTGCCAGATTTACTGATCCCCATACGTGTCCACGAGGAGCGCTTCTACCAGGTGTCCTACCAGGACCAGAGTGTGTCTGTCTCCTTTCACATCGTGTAAGACCCGAAGACGTCTCAAAGCTGTGCAACGGGTTTTTCTCCAAGCCTTAAAGGAAATGTTCTCATTCAATTTCTTGCCAAGAGATAACTgcttccagacccccccccccccccccccctccaaaaaacaaaaacaaaagtgtgttCTAGCTCCTTTGGGAAAGTTAATAGCGTATTTCTCAAATGTTGAACTTTTCCTTCAGTATCcagattaaataaattaaaagttctcccTCTCCTTTTATTGTCTAGGCCTCGTCCAAATGAACCGTCAGCCATAAAAGTAACTTTGCCCCaagactgggtgagactgggagaAAAGCTCCCCGGAAACACCAGTAAGTGTTTAATGACCTGTTAAAATCTCATCCTGAGGATGTTAAACTATCAATGAGTCgacacgtttttgtttttctttctacacAGAATTGGAGATTATCGACGAGTACGGCAATGAGACGAAAACGCTCAACCCCGCCTGCGTCAATCACATGGAGGTCGAAGCCGAAGGTCTCGACAAATCGGCTGTTGCTTTTATTTGGCAGGTTCGGAAAAGAGACGCAAAATACTTCCCTGTCAATCTCCGTTTTTGTCCTTTATCTTTATGTAACTCATAATTACAATCAGATGTTACGCCTCTCGTTTGTGTGTCGGCTCAGAGACACTTCTTAAGTAGAACTTTTGAACGAAATAATTACACTCGAAAGTATTTGCGGGTTTGTGTTTTACCAACACGTCGACTCGTGTGAAAGACTCTGATGCTTCTTGCGTAACGTCAGGAGAGCCGCGGCTTCGTTCACGTAACTGGGATCCAGTTTAACGCTGGGACTCCGAGCGCCAGGGAGATGAGCTTCAGATACATGAAGTACAGCGTGCAGGTCGTGATCAAAGTGATGGCTGGAGTCCCTGCGCAGCTTAAACTACTTAGCGAGCCAGAGAAGGTTAGAGCCAGTTTTTAATTCCTCTTCCTTTTACATGTTCTCAGAGCAGAAAACCTCACTTGGGCTTTTACGATTGTGTcatttaaaaacgtttttcCTTCATCTATTAGCCTTTGCAGGTGTTCAACGAAAGCGGCATCGCCACGCCTTTCGTCGTCCAACTGTGCGACAAGTGGGGGAACCCTTCTCCAGACGACCGGGCTGTGGTGGAATTATTGTTTTTACCTTTGAAGGTTTTGGCGTCTCACATTTCCATTGTTCCACCCAGTTGTACGTAATGATCTAAGAGTACTAAAGCGGGGAGATCTTGTCGTCTCAGGTGACGAAATCCGTCACTTCACAATCCGTGGATGAAGAAGGGAAGGCATCGTTCACTGTGAAAAGTGTGAGCGGACCAGTGTGAGTGCAGTGAATGCGACGATTGTCCCAAGTCAGACGTCCCAGCGTGTCTCAAGTCACGAGTGGAAGTGTTGTTTCCCTGTTGTTCCACTAGGGGGAGGCACCAGATGAAATTCAGAGGAATCGTCAATACCTCGCATATTCTGGGCCCATCAGTGAACGTCATTGTCCTTCCCGATCCAAACAAACCCGTCCGCCTGTCAGTGGAATATGACGCACAAAAACCGTTTCTTGCCGGAGGAAAATTCCCAGGTCTGTACATCCGGCTTTTCTGTTTCCTTCTTTGATAATAATCCGTTACAAAACAAGATCAACTATGATCTCTTCCCATCCGCGTCGCACTGACCTGGATCACACATGTGTCCGACCCAGGCCTGCGTATGGACGGGACACTCGTGTGATTTGAATAGATGGCTCATAGCGTGATAACAACAACTGATAGCGTTTTATGTTCAGTGTTTTCTGTGAGCGTGATCTCTGAAGAAGGAAGCCCGATCACAACGTTCAACCCTGCCGATGTATCCATGTTCCTGTGGCACGGCGCGCCAGACTCGGTGAGAGACTTCCCATTTgagtgtctttgtttttatcttatCCGATGGGTCCTACTTCTGTCTTCTAGGCCACTGAGCTCAAATGTAGCAAACCCATGGCGAATGAAAAGACGGACTGCTTTCACTTCAGGTAAAATACTTCTTTTTgttgcatcttttcttttttcttctctctgagTAGTTGCAGGAGACGTACATGGATACGTTCCCTTTTTGGGAAATGTTCACATTTTGCTGTCTTTTATCCAAGTTGctgggcgggcgggggggggggggggggggctggaatcAGCTTTCATCTAACGGCTGGTTTCTTTCACCGCAGAGATAAGGAGATCCCAGAATATGCTGGAAAGTACACCATTGTGTTTTCTCTGCGTGGAGCCAAAGTCTTGTCCAGTGATCAGGTTGGCTGaacctaaaataaaaaaaatcagattgaCTGGATGGTGGGCGTTCACTGAGGCGTTGTAGGTCATAGAGAGAAACTCCTTCACTCTTTCCTGTCTCTTAGATTACCATAAACGTGGCGGCCAATGAACCCGTCAAGCTGGGACCCGACTCCCAGCCTCCGGCCCCAGTTGTCTGCTACAGTAAAGGCATCGGCAGCTGCACCCTGGTGGAAAGTCTCACTCTGAGGATCATGGTGAGCTTGTGTTCTCAGACGGCGCTAACGTTCGCTCGCGTCGAAGCACCCCAAGTGTTCCAGTGGAGCTATTAATGGCTTTCAGTTGTGTAATTTGGGGCGGTTGTCATCTGATATTCTCCAGGATTCATTTGGAAACCCGGCGGGACAGGACCTGCATGGGAAGGTGACGGTTTCGATAAAGAACGCCGGGGCAGACGCCGACGGAGGACTCCCTCTGTTTGAAGGCAAAGCCAACAGCGTTCAGTTTCGACTGGAGGAAGGGAAGGTCCACGTCAGTGTGAGTGAGGCGTTGCACCTGTGAGGGCTCCACGAAGCACGTCAGACATGCAACGACTGCATATTCGTTTTGCACAGAGGCTCGCCGTCGTGGTCAACCCTACCGGTAAAGACGGAAGTTCCTGCATCCTGATCTTCACCCCGGAAGTGTCGAATGTTTCCACGCCTTTGGCTCCTTTTCAGCTGCCCTTCCATTTTTACAACGGTACGACTTCAGTCATTAATGCATTCCTGCTCAAGAGCACGTGATCACAGTTTATTTAAATCAGCATTTTAAGGTGTTCTTTTCCATTTTTAGATGTGGACACACAGCGGAAAATGGCAGAGCTAACCAAAAAGAAGAACGAACTCACGACTATTATCAAAGAATATAAAGACATCTTGAATACAAATAATGAACTCCTTCAGCTCCTGAGCagtaatgttgttgttgttgtttttaaataagcTAGTGTTTTTGTGCTCTGACTCAAGCTAGTGTTTTTGTGCTCTGACTCTGCATCAGAGCTCGTGTAATTATATTTCTTCCCTACTAGCCCAACACGCGGATGCATGTCGTAAAGAGATTGACCAGAGACAAGCTTTGAACATTAAGAATGTGCATATAACACCACCTGCAACTGTAAGATGTTACTTTTATCCACACACAAAATGCATCAAAGCTCTTTTCACGTTTTTATTTATGGGTTAGGATATCCGTTGtgagtgctttttttattttatatatatttttttgtaggTACAAGTTATCACAGGACTTGTACAAGAGTTCACCGCTGAATTAAACCAGATCCTGATCCCCAGAAGAACCTGCGGCATCCACGATCCCTATAGGGGGCAGCAGGACGTTCTGGGAATGGTAATATCATCGGGAAAGGGGACTGTTGTCCTTCTTGTCtcgtaaaacaaaaagaaaagaaagaaaaagtgtgtGCTTTCAGGAGGTGCTGATGATATCCATGTCCAACCACTTTTGAATGCAGGTTGGTCACCTGGCGCTGGTGCAGGATGACGACGCGGCGAGGGTCATCTCCTGGACCCTCAGCGGGGACATGGACTGTGTCATCACCAAAATGCTGAGCGCGGCGCGGAGGATCTACGACGCCACCGAGGGCGGGCAGCAGGTCATGCCGCTTGACACCGTCTTCGTGCACCCGAGCAGGTACGTCCTGTAACAGTGaggatttatttatatttttttaaaggtattTCACATGTGAGTTTTGTTTAAAGTATTCTTCTAGCAGCCTGAGCACCTCCTTGATTACAGTCTTTACTCGATAAGTCTTCTCCTGCCGCAAGCCTTCCAATAACAGCAATTTATTGCTCCAGCTGTATGCCACCTGCTGGGCAACAAGGGCAGGTCCAGTAGAGTTACATCAGCGTGAAATTTTTCTTGCTGGTTAATTAATGCTTTCAAACTTGGCTGATTCAGAAAATGAAAGGCATGAAACATCGCCGCTTTGAATACacgtattaaaaataaatgcgtTCAATAATGTGAGTTCATAAAAAGGAAAGCTTTCAAACGTCGCTCCTTTGAAAGTGTCCGGTATTTCCCCCGTAGTGTCTCTCTTCTAAGAtcgctcctcttctggctcgtTTTCAGGCCTCTGCCACACATACGAAACGGCCGCGTGCTCTTTGACCCCCCCGGGAATCCCGTCCTCGCCAGAGACCTGCTGATTTACCCCCAAGATAAACAGAGCTGTGACGTTGGTGAGCTCCTTTTTGGGATCTGGGATCAAACCTCGCAGACACGGACGGAGGGTCCTCTCTCGGCGTCCACCCATCTCAAAGGAGCTGCttgtcctttctctctctctctctctctctcgccctctctcctcctttgcagTCTTTAGAAACCTTCTGGGAGACGTCATCCTGATTGACGACCTGGACTCTGGAAACAGGTACAGAAGGGAGGTGAGTGACGCTTGCTGCTGGATCTGCATCGCATATTTAAAAAGACGCCGGCTGTCTCTCCTCTAAACGTGCCGTTTCTTACAGGTGGTGCAAAATGGCACACGTTGTCCCACAATCCTGACCAGACAGGGGGACAGGATCTCTGCCAATGGAAAGTTCGGGGGACGACAAAACAAAGCTCCACCAATGAGTAGACTGAGGAGTGTTTTTGGTGCCCCCCATCCTGAGCGTTACTACACTCTGCAGGAACAAATAGGTGaaaatgttgttgtgttttgtgggGCTGCTCAGTCAGATTGTCTCTCAGTCTGTCTCTTATTTCTgtagttatttcttttttttttttcagacatgCTCAATCAATACTCCTCGACCTTACAAAAGATTTCAAAGGCGCGTGACGAACTTTCCCGGCACAAGAAATCTCCGGAAATGTTCGCAAATCATCAGGAACtggagaaaaaggagaaacagtTGGAGGAGATTGAGAAGCAGATTGGTATGTTTGCTGCCCCTGGAGGGAGAGCAGATTAGATCGAGGTTTTATTTCTCATATGTCTCCGTTCTGCTTGTAGAGTCGACCGTGGCGAGAACACAGAAAAGACACCCCGATGCCGGCGAGCCATCAGGCGTCGCCGCAAAGAGGGCAAAGCGAGGATCCCATATGTGACCATTTAATCCAAGCCTTTTATTTTGGTGTCGATTGAAtgtttatctttctttttttttattgatccagaTGAGTGCCTTTTCCACCAAATGTTTTTTGCAAAAGATATATTGAATTgactcttcttcttttattaaatcacaatttattttttaaagacaatttgtgtttgtctttatttcttaaaaataaCGTGGacgaaaaacatttttaaatcctgTGTCAGAAGCTGACAGGCCGCACAGTTAAATAACGACTATAATTATCCAAATTAAAGGCTCCAGGAATGATCTCGGGCATTTGAGTTGTGTTTTGGTTCGGGAAACAaagctgggtgtgtgtgtgcgcgcgcgtgtgtgtgtgcgtgtgtgtggaggagagaAGCATCCGTCGGTGTTGGAGGGGGTCCCGAAACGTCACGTCCAGTCTCGCAACTGGACGGAGCTTGTTCAGCTCTGCGTAACGGAGAGAGGCAGAAACCCGCGGTGCTCGGTCTGATCCCTGAGTTTCCACTGCGCCCTGAAAAGTTTGGACGATGACGCGCGGATTATC
This DNA window, taken from Brachionichthys hirsutus isolate HB-005 chromosome 14, CSIRO-AGI_Bhir_v1, whole genome shotgun sequence, encodes the following:
- the smchd1 gene encoding structural maintenance of chromosomes flexible hinge domain-containing protein 1, which produces MFNSGAWRSSSSFSGEERVKKSVSVQDHRFGKKEVKDVCVEITDLDFNDFLHKVHLEFKIPARDTFVLTTTDRTVLDFDKFKVLRDGSTLYLLQKEDQALSAATKELITFTPHYDTLVRAGTYEYYMSEGRVPLPYAIAEFIDNSLTATAKNTGVREIEIQLLFDETCGKPALVVMDNGCGMTSKKLNNWAVYRRSKFLKDNSTLASEEEEGYVPPAPVPRSLNSDISYFGVGGKQAVFYIGDSARMITKPADSPDVHELVLSKEEFERKEREKENVFSGTIRNRKPGDSSHVKKSDERFLRGVIAEETRKESFTAVVVTGILPEHIAFLKKDFQVWTRQLAHVYHYYIHGVNGNDGKVTLTSTDASSKVDILITLREKVSRCPRVLNLREVDDDMQSRYIKAAADTFEFNAATEDGGTVEGLIRYHPFLYDKETYPKEVEQAPCDEDDDDAESGFQHPSGGRRPIFELFWNGRLIPYTTVMDFDWCAWGKESKLPVECYSRLSGVIFADHKFEVSTNKLTFMDLELKLKQKSSLFTRYVNGQRQRGIQKEFTRWIQRCHEKLDKEIKFLGYMESIRRTDVTTKEKQHPWATFSSIKWDGKVYKRGQLVKSHRTQPILYGTINRFLLYGNYNEDVFATAGQVEVVLQPKAFHDKSKIIPISKIDQTATVEAINKHIQSDLLKLPAKLKVEWPEDNAVPQNGVHPAGAPFGPLQVQILNGREELVQGSWKRLVVDLKIIRRGNPKDEEVFSCRATQTKWGYWFKKNDNLASLGEYTLIFNTVILDGDLTVFGGRELPSYKLNFTINAGSAESFTAFAASSAQVGAHFDITLRMSDGYNNQAVPPPNLRPVLACSDLDLSYEEAVASGMTVIIRNVKARGKLLNSKRSTPYKLNITLPGLSNDTQSLGIVLFPGKPHSLHVELEDNQVENGNAVIFNVEVHDEDGNITPNAKQNVICQIPGLPPLSADCSNTGTAQLTKPLNVTIIKGKPQKLQVQFEMPNQKDVAMVTKELLVLPSSSVCSMELYSKDDRNLVLRDGEKIDWPAGGLLENLHYRLHDESLFEVPLTPDIASKIKVNWKAAVNLDDLLMGKLPDLLIPIRVHEERFYQVSYQDQSVSVSFHIVPRPNEPSAIKVTLPQDWVRLGEKLPGNTKLEIIDEYGNETKTLNPACVNHMEVEAEGLDKSAVAFIWQESRGFVHVTGIQFNAGTPSAREMSFRYMKYSVQVVIKVMAGVPAQLKLLSEPEKPLQVFNESGIATPFVVQLCDKWGNPSPDDRAVVELLFLPLKVTKSVTSQSVDEEGKASFTVKSVSGPVGRHQMKFRGIVNTSHILGPSVNVIVLPDPNKPVRLSVEYDAQKPFLAGGKFPVFSVSVISEEGSPITTFNPADVSMFLWHGAPDSATELKCSKPMANEKTDCFHFRDKEIPEYAGKYTIVFSLRGAKVLSSDQITINVAANEPVKLGPDSQPPAPVVCYSKGIGSCTLVESLTLRIMDSFGNPAGQDLHGKVTVSIKNAGADADGGLPLFEGKANSVQFRLEEGKVHVSRLAVVVNPTGKDGSSCILIFTPEVSNVSTPLAPFQLPFHFYNDVDTQRKMAELTKKKNELTTIIKEYKDILNTNNELLQLLSTQHADACRKEIDQRQALNIKNVHITPPATVQVITGLVQEFTAELNQILIPRRTCGIHDPYRGQQDVLGMVGHLALVQDDDAARVISWTLSGDMDCVITKMLSAARRIYDATEGGQQVMPLDTVFVHPSRPLPHIRNGRVLFDPPGNPVLARDLLIYPQDKQSCDVVFRNLLGDVILIDDLDSGNRYRREVVQNGTRCPTILTRQGDRISANGKFGGRQNKAPPMSRLRSVFGAPHPERYYTLQEQIDMLNQYSSTLQKISKARDELSRHKKSPEMFANHQELEKKEKQLEEIEKQIESTVARTQKRHPDAGEPSGVAAKRAKRGSHM